In Streptomyces sp. NBC_01439, the following are encoded in one genomic region:
- a CDS encoding nitrate- and nitrite sensing domain-containing protein, giving the protein MRFRGKSIRRKIVALLLVPLVSLTALWGFATVITGREAIQLFDVAYIIDKVGYPVEDVARVIQKERRQTLVVLGDPRAATATAELTKRRAETDLAVERISLSARDAKVSDELSPQSAQRLHSIVAAFQGIGTMRRSVDQNALDPTQALDLYNRLVDPCYDFLMNLHGLDNVEVDKEGRALVGISRARELLSREDAVIASALAARNVTAPDVRHVSDFVAKRTLLYEFNLVTLPAEDRERFEKYWKDPETQALRDAEERFIVGGAVNKPRSVTAAQWDEASTKVLDDLATMNTDAGNRYQERIEPVATDVMVQAAAAGVLGFLALIVSLVLSVRIGRDLVRDLSRLRKEAHEASGVRLPSVMRRLAAGEHVDVETESPQLEYEKDEVGQVGQALNTLQRAAVEAAVKQADLRRGVSEVFVNLARRNQVLLHRQLTLLDTMERRTEDTEELADLFRLDHMTTRMRRHAEGLVILSGAAPSRQWRKPVQLMDVVRAAVAEVEDYERIEVRRLTRLGIVGPAVADVTHLIAELLENATVFSPPHTAVQVHGERVANGFTLEIHDRGLGMTPEALLDANLRLAETPEFELSDTDRLGLFVVSRLAQRHSVKVVLQPSPYGGTTAVLFLPAALLTEAPETNGAGARFDGARAAAKPLRSDKVGHLGRAGSERPAAAAMERATSGRQLPVAELRGPVELEAPLPVGGLDRLDGLDDPAALDDAPTAITSRTAAARPVMATLDDETPPNGIPRSALLGLRPADRPHTDRHADRSGSRKGDREPHAPTGPVRLDTQRVETPRPDGPRSQGAVPLPRRRPTPTLVAEHGRRVEPRPVSVVPQPSPVPATGSDAGAAVPGPDIGGLPRRVRQASLAPQLKKSPSAAPAEAAPDQVADRDAEDVRTRMSALQRGWTAGRNQHAQQKSETEAGTSAAGGPANENEGDGR; this is encoded by the coding sequence ATGCGCTTTCGCGGGAAGTCCATCCGCCGGAAGATCGTGGCGTTGCTCCTTGTGCCGCTCGTCTCCCTGACCGCCCTCTGGGGCTTCGCGACAGTCATCACCGGCCGTGAGGCCATCCAACTCTTCGACGTGGCCTACATCATCGACAAGGTCGGCTACCCCGTCGAAGACGTCGCCCGCGTCATCCAGAAGGAACGGCGCCAGACCCTGGTCGTCCTCGGCGACCCCCGGGCCGCCACCGCCACGGCTGAACTCACCAAGCGCCGAGCCGAAACCGACCTGGCCGTCGAGAGGATCAGCCTCAGCGCCCGCGACGCCAAGGTCAGCGACGAGCTGAGCCCGCAGAGCGCCCAGCGCCTGCACTCGATCGTCGCCGCCTTCCAGGGCATCGGCACCATGCGCCGCTCCGTCGACCAGAACGCCCTGGACCCCACGCAGGCCCTGGACCTGTACAACCGGCTGGTCGACCCCTGCTACGACTTCCTCATGAACCTCCACGGCCTGGACAACGTGGAGGTCGACAAGGAAGGCCGCGCCCTCGTCGGCATCAGCCGCGCCCGCGAACTGCTCTCCCGCGAGGACGCCGTCATCGCCTCGGCCCTCGCCGCGCGCAACGTCACCGCTCCCGACGTCCGCCACGTCTCCGACTTCGTCGCCAAGCGCACCCTGCTCTACGAGTTCAACCTCGTGACCCTCCCCGCCGAGGACCGGGAGCGCTTCGAGAAGTACTGGAAGGACCCCGAGACCCAGGCCCTGCGCGACGCCGAGGAACGCTTCATCGTCGGCGGCGCCGTCAACAAGCCGCGCAGCGTCACCGCCGCCCAGTGGGACGAGGCCTCCACCAAGGTCCTCGACGACCTGGCCACGATGAACACCGACGCCGGCAACCGCTACCAGGAGCGCATCGAGCCCGTCGCCACGGACGTCATGGTCCAGGCCGCCGCCGCCGGCGTCCTCGGCTTCCTCGCCCTGATCGTGTCCCTGGTGCTCTCCGTACGCATTGGCCGCGACCTCGTCCGCGACCTGTCCCGGCTGCGCAAGGAGGCCCACGAGGCCTCCGGCGTCCGGCTGCCCAGCGTGATGCGCCGCCTCGCCGCGGGCGAGCACGTCGACGTGGAGACCGAGTCGCCCCAGCTCGAATACGAGAAGGACGAGGTCGGCCAGGTCGGCCAGGCCCTCAACACCCTCCAGCGCGCCGCCGTCGAAGCCGCCGTCAAGCAAGCCGACCTGCGCCGCGGGGTCTCCGAGGTGTTCGTCAACCTGGCCCGCCGCAACCAGGTGCTGCTGCACCGCCAGCTGACCCTCCTCGACACGATGGAACGCCGTACCGAGGACACCGAGGAACTGGCCGACCTCTTCCGCCTCGACCACATGACCACTCGCATGCGCCGCCACGCCGAGGGCCTCGTGATCCTCTCCGGCGCCGCGCCCTCCCGCCAGTGGCGCAAGCCCGTCCAGCTGATGGACGTCGTACGCGCCGCCGTCGCCGAGGTCGAGGACTACGAGCGCATCGAGGTGCGCCGGCTCACGCGCCTGGGCATCGTCGGCCCGGCCGTCGCCGACGTCACCCACCTCATCGCCGAACTCCTGGAGAACGCCACCGTGTTCTCGCCGCCGCACACCGCGGTCCAGGTGCACGGCGAGCGCGTCGCCAACGGCTTCACCCTGGAGATCCACGACCGCGGCCTCGGCATGACCCCGGAAGCGCTGCTCGACGCGAACCTCCGGCTCGCCGAGACCCCCGAGTTCGAGCTCTCCGACACCGACCGGCTCGGCCTGTTCGTCGTCAGCCGCCTCGCCCAGCGCCACAGCGTCAAGGTCGTCCTCCAGCCCAGCCCGTACGGGGGCACCACCGCGGTGCTCTTCCTCCCCGCGGCCCTGCTGACCGAGGCCCCCGAGACCAACGGTGCGGGCGCGCGGTTCGACGGCGCCCGCGCCGCGGCCAAGCCCCTCAGGTCCGACAAGGTCGGCCACCTCGGCCGCGCCGGGTCCGAGCGGCCCGCGGCCGCCGCCATGGAGCGCGCGACCTCCGGCCGCCAGCTGCCCGTCGCCGAACTGCGCGGCCCGGTCGAGCTGGAGGCACCGCTCCCGGTCGGCGGGCTGGACCGGCTGGACGGCCTCGACGACCCCGCCGCGCTCGACGACGCCCCCACGGCGATCACGAGCCGCACCGCCGCCGCCCGCCCGGTCATGGCCACGCTCGACGACGAGACCCCGCCGAACGGCATCCCGCGCAGCGCCCTCCTGGGCCTGCGCCCGGCGGACCGGCCGCACACCGACCGGCACGCGGACCGCAGCGGCTCCCGCAAGGGCGACCGCGAGCCGCACGCACCCACCGGCCCGGTCCGGCTGGACACCCAGCGCGTGGAGACCCCGCGTCCGGACGGCCCCCGCTCCCAGGGCGCCGTACCGCTGCCGCGCCGCCGCCCGACCCCGACCCTCGTAGCAGAGCACGGCCGCCGGGTGGAGCCCCGCCCGGTGTCCGTGGTCCCGCAGCCCTCCCCGGTCCCCGCGACCGGATCCGATGCCGGGGCCGCCGTACCCGGCCCCGACATCGGCGGGCTGCCCCGCCGGGTCCGCCAGGCCAGCCTGGCGCCCCAGCTCAAGAAGTCCCCGTCCGCCGCACCCGCCGAAGCCGCCCCCGACCAGGTGGCCGACCGCGACGCGGAAGACGTACGTACGCGCATGTCCGCACTCCAGCGCGGCTGGACGGCGGGCCGCAACCAGCACGCACAGCAGAAGTCCGAGACCGAGGCAGGCACATCCGCCGCCGGCGGTCCCGCGAACGAGAACGAAGGGGACGGTCGATGA
- a CDS encoding lipid-transfer protein: MSADIAVLGAGMHPWGKWGRSFVEYGRVAARAALADAGLDWTQVQSIVGADTVRSGYPGYVAGATFARALGWQGARVTSVYAACASGAQAIGAARAQILAGLADVVLVVGADAAPKGFFAPAGGDRPDDPDWLRFRVLGATNPAYFALYARRRMALHGDTPEDFAQVKVKNAAAGLLNPHARYRRKVTAEEVAASAVVADPLRLLDICATSDGGAALVLTSMDFARARGVADPVRIRAVSTVTPTYPRTVLDLPDIATDSAVAMAVAPAAGSFRSSIARAAYEEAGLGPDDLSLAEVYDLSTALELEWYEDIGLCGEGEGAKLVREGATALGGRIPVNASGGLASFGEAVPAQAIAQVCELTWQLRGTAGERQVPGARAGITANQGLFGHGSAVVVVR, encoded by the coding sequence GTGAGCGCCGACATCGCCGTCCTCGGGGCCGGTATGCACCCCTGGGGCAAATGGGGCCGCAGTTTCGTCGAATACGGGCGGGTCGCCGCGCGGGCGGCACTGGCCGACGCCGGACTGGACTGGACGCAGGTGCAGTCGATCGTCGGCGCCGACACCGTGCGTTCCGGCTACCCGGGCTACGTGGCGGGCGCCACGTTCGCCCGGGCTCTCGGCTGGCAGGGCGCACGGGTGACCAGCGTGTACGCGGCCTGCGCGTCCGGCGCCCAGGCCATCGGAGCCGCCCGCGCGCAGATCCTGGCCGGCCTGGCCGACGTGGTGCTCGTGGTCGGCGCGGACGCCGCGCCCAAGGGGTTCTTCGCACCGGCCGGTGGCGATCGGCCCGACGATCCGGACTGGCTGCGGTTCCGCGTGCTCGGCGCCACCAACCCTGCCTACTTCGCGCTCTACGCCCGGCGCCGGATGGCCCTCCACGGGGACACCCCCGAGGACTTCGCCCAGGTCAAGGTGAAGAACGCGGCGGCAGGGCTGCTCAATCCGCACGCCCGCTACCGCAGGAAGGTCACCGCCGAGGAGGTGGCCGCTTCGGCGGTGGTCGCCGATCCGCTTCGGCTGCTCGACATCTGCGCCACCTCCGACGGGGGCGCGGCCCTGGTGCTCACCAGCATGGACTTCGCCCGTGCGCGCGGGGTGGCCGATCCGGTGCGGATCCGCGCCGTCTCGACGGTGACGCCCACCTATCCGCGGACGGTGCTGGACCTGCCGGACATCGCCACCGACTCGGCGGTGGCGATGGCGGTGGCGCCGGCGGCCGGGTCCTTCAGGTCCTCGATCGCGCGCGCCGCCTACGAGGAGGCGGGGCTCGGCCCGGACGACCTCTCCCTGGCCGAGGTGTACGACCTGTCCACCGCCCTGGAGCTGGAGTGGTACGAGGACATCGGGCTCTGCGGGGAAGGTGAGGGGGCGAAGCTCGTACGGGAGGGGGCGACGGCGCTGGGTGGCCGGATCCCGGTCAACGCCAGTGGCGGGCTGGCTTCCTTCGGGGAGGCGGTGCCGGCGCAGGCCATCGCGCAGGTGTGTGAGCTGACCTGGCAGTTGCGCGGTACGGCCGGGGAGCGGCAGGTGCCCGGTGCGCGGGCCGGGATCACGGCGAACCAGGGGCTGTTCGGGCACGGGTCCGCGGTCGTCGTCGTGCGCTGA
- a CDS encoding NUDIX domain-containing protein yields MSAHLKDSHCSTCGAPYSSPEWPRTCAACGATAYRNPLPVAVTLLPVEDADGTGLVVITRTIEPALGGVALPGGFIDFGEDWRDAVVRELFEETGITAPASEVVLADALSSPAGHLLLFGLLPARPAAELPASKPTDETTGWHVLRTPSALAFPLHTQAAASWFAGKYA; encoded by the coding sequence ATGTCGGCACACCTGAAGGACTCGCACTGCTCCACCTGCGGAGCCCCGTACTCCAGCCCCGAGTGGCCCCGCACCTGCGCGGCCTGCGGGGCGACCGCCTACCGCAATCCGCTCCCGGTGGCCGTCACCCTTCTGCCCGTCGAGGATGCGGACGGCACCGGCCTCGTGGTCATCACCCGCACCATCGAACCGGCCCTCGGCGGCGTCGCCCTCCCCGGCGGCTTCATCGACTTCGGCGAGGACTGGCGCGACGCGGTCGTCCGTGAACTCTTCGAGGAGACCGGCATCACGGCCCCGGCCTCGGAGGTCGTCCTGGCCGACGCCCTGAGCTCCCCGGCGGGCCACCTCCTCCTCTTCGGGCTCCTCCCGGCCCGCCCGGCCGCGGAACTGCCCGCCTCGAAGCCGACGGACGAGACCACGGGCTGGCACGTCCTGCGCACCCCCTCGGCGCTGGCCTTCCCCTTGCACACCCAGGCGGCGGCGTCCTGGTTCGCCGGCAAGTACGCCTGA
- a CDS encoding DUF962 domain-containing protein, whose product MTFTSYEEFWPYYVAMHSRAATRWIHLTGTLTGLAVSAYGLARGRRRYLAALPLIGYGTAWSAHFLIEGNNPASFGHPGWSLRGDAQMIRMMLAGRDAELGEIAQKWLAENPCQGRPPVADS is encoded by the coding sequence ATGACCTTCACCTCGTACGAGGAGTTCTGGCCCTACTACGTCGCGATGCACTCGCGCGCGGCCACCCGCTGGATCCATCTCACGGGCACCCTGACCGGGCTGGCCGTGAGCGCCTACGGGCTGGCGCGCGGCCGCCGGCGCTACCTCGCCGCCCTCCCCCTGATCGGGTACGGGACCGCCTGGTCCGCGCACTTCCTGATCGAGGGGAACAACCCGGCCTCCTTCGGTCATCCCGGATGGTCGCTGCGCGGGGACGCGCAGATGATCCGGATGATGCTGGCCGGGCGCGACGCGGAGCTGGGCGAGATCGCGCAGAAGTGGCTCGCCGAGAACCCGTGTCAGGGACGACCGCCCGTGGCAGACTCCTGA
- a CDS encoding DUF742 domain-containing protein, whose translation MSDSGQDHPTGIPGGFTVDASYSDPDQLDPDHAHWFDDDAGPVVRPYAMTRGRTSHTGQHRLDLIALVVAEPAADDPVWDMTLSPEHAHILGLCRGRPQSVAELAADLDLAVGVVRVLIGDLVDEELVHVTRPVPPAELPDESILREVIDGLRAL comes from the coding sequence ATGAGCGATTCAGGCCAGGACCACCCCACCGGCATTCCCGGCGGCTTCACCGTCGACGCGTCCTACTCCGACCCCGACCAACTGGACCCCGACCACGCGCACTGGTTCGACGACGACGCGGGGCCCGTCGTCCGCCCGTACGCCATGACCCGCGGCCGGACCAGCCACACGGGCCAGCACCGACTCGACCTGATCGCGCTCGTCGTCGCCGAACCGGCGGCAGACGATCCGGTTTGGGACATGACCCTCTCCCCGGAACACGCCCACATCCTCGGGCTGTGCCGGGGCCGACCGCAGTCGGTCGCCGAACTCGCGGCCGATCTCGACCTCGCGGTCGGGGTCGTCCGCGTCCTGATCGGCGACCTGGTCGACGAGGAACTGGTCCACGTGACCAGGCCGGTACCGCCGGCCGAACTGCCCGATGAATCCATTCTGCGTGAGGTGATCGATGGCCTTCGGGCGCTTTAG
- a CDS encoding roadblock/LC7 domain-containing protein, which yields MTAPQTGNDTRGRGSGPLNWLLDELVDRVGSIRKAVVLSGDGLPTGSSKDLTREDSEHLAAVASGFHSLAKGVGRHFDSGRVRQTVVELDEAFLFVMAAGDGSCLAVLADADSDVGQVAYEMTLMVKRVGDHLATAPRTGLPAGG from the coding sequence ATGACCGCACCGCAGACCGGCAACGACACCAGGGGCCGCGGCTCCGGCCCGCTCAACTGGCTCCTCGACGAGCTCGTCGACCGGGTCGGATCCATCCGCAAGGCGGTGGTCCTCTCCGGCGACGGCCTGCCCACCGGCAGCTCCAAGGACCTGACCCGCGAAGACAGCGAGCACCTGGCGGCGGTCGCCTCCGGCTTCCACAGCCTGGCCAAGGGGGTCGGCCGGCACTTCGACTCCGGCCGGGTCCGCCAGACCGTGGTCGAGCTCGACGAGGCCTTCCTCTTCGTCATGGCCGCGGGCGACGGCAGCTGCCTGGCCGTCCTGGCCGACGCCGACTCCGACGTCGGCCAGGTGGCGTACGAGATGACGCTGATGGTCAAGCGCGTCGGCGACCACCTGGCGACCGCCCCGCGCACTGGGCTGCCAGCCGGAGGGTGA
- a CDS encoding SRPBCC family protein, whose amino-acid sequence MVDILHRVGITATPEKVYEALTTVEGLAAWWTTDTSGNGDGVLEFRFGDLGGFDMKVLELRPNTRVLWEVADGPAEWVGTTVSFELTRDGEWTIVRFAHAGWREPVEFMNHCSTKWAIFLMSLKSLVETGSGAPHPRDVQISNWH is encoded by the coding sequence ATGGTGGACATCCTGCACCGGGTAGGCATCACCGCGACCCCGGAGAAGGTGTACGAAGCGCTCACCACGGTCGAGGGACTGGCCGCCTGGTGGACGACCGACACGAGCGGGAACGGCGACGGCGTCCTGGAGTTCCGGTTCGGCGACCTCGGCGGCTTCGACATGAAGGTGCTCGAACTGCGGCCGAACACACGGGTGCTGTGGGAGGTCGCCGACGGTCCGGCCGAGTGGGTCGGGACGACGGTGAGCTTCGAACTGACCCGGGACGGCGAGTGGACGATCGTCAGGTTCGCGCACGCGGGCTGGCGCGAACCGGTCGAGTTCATGAACCACTGCAGCACCAAGTGGGCGATCTTCCTGATGAGCCTGAAGTCCCTGGTGGAGACGGGCTCCGGCGCGCCGCACCCGCGCGACGTACAGATCAGCAACTGGCACTGA
- a CDS encoding GTP-binding protein, translating to MAFGRFSRTGAMHAVSPVEPLTLKILVAGGFGVGKTTLVSAVSEIRPLRTEERLSEPGVGVDDTGGVEGKSTTTVAMDFGRITLREDLVLYLFGTPGQDRFWFLWDELAQGSLGAVVLADTRRLADCFAAIDYFERRAIPFVVAVNCFDGADRHPVVTVRTALDLDPGVPVLLCDARDRESVKDVLVGVVEHAMSLARERRRSLSAGA from the coding sequence ATGGCCTTCGGGCGCTTTAGCCGCACCGGTGCCATGCACGCGGTGTCGCCGGTCGAGCCGCTGACCTTGAAGATCCTGGTCGCGGGCGGCTTCGGGGTGGGCAAGACCACCCTGGTCAGCGCGGTGAGCGAAATCAGACCGCTCCGCACCGAGGAACGGCTCTCCGAGCCGGGCGTCGGTGTCGACGACACGGGGGGAGTGGAAGGCAAGAGCACCACCACCGTGGCCATGGACTTCGGGCGCATCACGCTCCGCGAGGACCTGGTGCTGTACCTGTTCGGCACCCCCGGGCAGGACCGCTTCTGGTTCCTGTGGGACGAGCTCGCACAGGGGTCGCTCGGCGCCGTCGTCCTCGCGGACACCCGCCGCCTCGCCGACTGCTTCGCCGCCATCGACTACTTCGAGCGGCGCGCGATCCCGTTCGTCGTCGCGGTCAACTGCTTCGACGGAGCCGACCGGCACCCCGTGGTGACCGTACGGACGGCACTGGACCTCGACCCCGGGGTACCGGTGCTGCTGTGCGACGCACGGGACCGGGAATCCGTGAAGGACGTGCTGGTGGGGGTCGTGGAACACGCGATGTCCCTGGCACGCGAGCGGCGCCGGAGCCTCTCGGCGGGCGCCTGA
- a CDS encoding ArsR/SmtB family transcription factor, which translates to MSTAVDDDLWSAIGDPTRRRMIDLLLADGQGTATTLSVHLPVTRQAVTKHLTVLDRVGLVRSTPAGREKRYRVDEAQLARAVAQLNSVGEMWDARLRRVKSLAEAIQRAKNEKQ; encoded by the coding sequence ATGAGCACCGCCGTCGACGACGACCTCTGGTCCGCGATAGGCGACCCGACCCGGCGCCGGATGATCGACCTCCTGCTGGCCGACGGCCAGGGGACCGCGACCACCCTCAGCGTGCACCTGCCGGTGACCAGACAGGCCGTGACCAAACACCTGACCGTGCTCGACCGGGTCGGGCTGGTCCGGTCGACGCCGGCGGGACGGGAGAAGCGCTACCGGGTGGACGAGGCCCAGTTGGCCCGGGCCGTGGCGCAGCTGAACTCGGTCGGCGAGATGTGGGACGCCCGGCTGCGGCGCGTCAAGAGCCTCGCCGAAGCGATCCAACGGGCCAAGAACGAGAAGCAGTGA
- a CDS encoding Zn-ribbon domain-containing OB-fold protein: MARTRTPVVSGWFTEDAPDGGGFRLLGTRCSACTAVFFPREDAYCRNPRCPGGGELAEVPLSPRGRVWSYTDGRYRPPAPYVSDPAAPWEPYTLVAVELEAEAMVVLGQAAPGVGVADLAVGMEVEVVGGVLNEDAGTAGATGTTGTTGTVWTTWQFRPVGGAE, translated from the coding sequence GTGGCACGCACACGCACACCCGTCGTGAGCGGGTGGTTCACCGAGGACGCACCGGACGGCGGCGGCTTCCGACTGCTCGGCACCCGATGCTCGGCCTGTACCGCGGTGTTCTTCCCCCGCGAGGACGCCTACTGCCGCAATCCGCGCTGCCCGGGCGGCGGCGAGCTCGCCGAGGTGCCGCTGTCCCCACGGGGCCGGGTCTGGTCCTACACCGACGGGCGCTATCGGCCGCCCGCGCCGTACGTGTCCGATCCGGCCGCGCCCTGGGAGCCGTACACGCTGGTCGCGGTGGAACTGGAGGCCGAGGCGATGGTGGTCCTGGGGCAGGCCGCGCCGGGGGTGGGGGTCGCCGACCTCGCGGTCGGGATGGAGGTCGAGGTGGTCGGGGGCGTATTGAACGAGGATGCCGGGACCGCCGGCGCCACGGGGACCACCGGGACCACCGGGACCGTCTGGACCACCTGGCAGTTCCGGCCGGTGGGAGGCGCCGAGTGA
- a CDS encoding glycoside hydrolase family 31 protein: MNGRDLVRAVKDIGTERGRRAWRSAWRHRRSDAVGLPRRGAERARVPGLLTGTEARPGGGVLRFARSELLVRVMVGGAVFWSWDGAGPTPSYAVVGDGPEPDPRAVLEPDTGGGWRVVSERVTVAVSRHGALEVRTPGGTVLRREAPPRWWEPVDPRMGAARWSQRSEVPADARFFGLGGRAAGPRLRDGAYRLWNTDPKGGFGPGADPLYLTMPVQLVVADAGTHLVFHDNSWDGRVVLREGEEGAGSGADRPGASELRMEGGPLRCWVLVGTPARVLQGWSGLTGAAAVPPEWALGYQHARWGFGSAEEVRRVVAGYASRGLALSAVHLDIDHYDGHRVFTVDQGRFPDLPGLARELGESGVRLVSIVDPAVKAGDGVHASGLTVGAGGAFVRDARGGEVRGEVWPGECAYPDFTDPAVREWWGGLYEERLAQGFAGFWHDMNEPVSFAPFGDTTLPRSARHALDGAGGDHREGHNVYALGMARAGWEGLVRLRPAERPFLFSRSGWAGMQRYGGTWSGDVESSWEGLRASLALVLGLGLCGVPYSGPDVGGFGGSPSPELYVRWLQLGSYLPLFRTHSAIWAGRREPWEFGPEVTEQARAVMAERERLRPYFVTLAHLARRTGAPYVRPVWWGTPEDRRLRDCEDAFLLGDALLVAPVLECGADRRAVRLPRGRWYDTATGAAYEGPGQILLDAPQGRIPVLARAGAVLPVRAASGDGVELEVWAPARGRTGGGVVIRDPGPGFGAGEVERYAVRWLGDAVVVEDESGNRVEGVTVRGL, translated from the coding sequence ATGAACGGTCGTGATCTGGTACGTGCGGTGAAAGACATCGGTACGGAGCGCGGTCGGCGCGCCTGGCGCTCGGCCTGGCGCCACCGGCGCTCGGACGCGGTGGGGCTTCCGCGCCGGGGCGCGGAGCGGGCGCGCGTCCCCGGGCTGCTGACCGGTACGGAGGCCCGGCCGGGCGGGGGCGTGCTGCGGTTCGCGCGTTCCGAGCTGCTGGTGCGGGTGATGGTGGGCGGCGCGGTGTTCTGGAGCTGGGACGGGGCCGGGCCGACGCCCTCGTACGCGGTGGTGGGCGACGGCCCCGAGCCGGATCCGCGGGCCGTGCTGGAGCCGGACACCGGGGGCGGCTGGCGGGTGGTGTCGGAGCGGGTGACGGTGGCGGTGTCGCGGCACGGGGCTCTGGAGGTGCGCACGCCGGGCGGGACGGTGCTGCGGCGGGAGGCGCCGCCGCGGTGGTGGGAGCCGGTGGATCCGCGGATGGGTGCGGCGCGGTGGTCGCAGCGGAGCGAGGTGCCGGCGGACGCGCGGTTCTTCGGGCTGGGTGGGCGGGCCGCCGGGCCGCGGCTGCGGGACGGGGCGTACCGGCTGTGGAACACGGATCCGAAGGGGGGCTTCGGGCCGGGGGCCGATCCGCTGTACCTGACGATGCCGGTGCAGCTGGTGGTCGCGGACGCGGGGACGCACCTGGTGTTCCACGACAACTCGTGGGACGGGCGGGTGGTGCTGCGCGAGGGTGAGGAGGGCGCCGGTTCGGGGGCGGACCGGCCGGGGGCGAGCGAGCTGCGGATGGAGGGCGGGCCGCTGCGGTGCTGGGTGCTGGTGGGGACGCCGGCGCGGGTGTTGCAGGGGTGGTCGGGGCTGACGGGCGCGGCCGCGGTGCCGCCGGAGTGGGCGCTGGGGTACCAGCACGCGCGGTGGGGGTTCGGGAGCGCGGAAGAGGTGCGGCGGGTGGTGGCGGGGTACGCGTCGCGCGGGCTCGCGCTGTCGGCCGTACACCTGGACATCGACCACTACGACGGGCACCGGGTGTTCACGGTGGACCAGGGGCGGTTCCCCGATCTGCCCGGACTGGCACGCGAGTTGGGGGAGTCCGGGGTGCGGCTCGTGTCGATCGTGGACCCGGCGGTCAAGGCGGGTGACGGGGTGCACGCGTCGGGGCTGACGGTGGGGGCGGGCGGGGCCTTCGTGCGGGACGCGCGGGGCGGGGAGGTGCGCGGTGAGGTGTGGCCGGGCGAGTGCGCGTACCCGGACTTCACGGATCCGGCGGTGCGGGAGTGGTGGGGCGGGCTGTACGAGGAGCGGCTCGCGCAGGGCTTCGCCGGTTTCTGGCACGACATGAACGAGCCGGTGTCCTTTGCGCCGTTCGGGGACACGACGCTGCCGAGGTCGGCGCGGCACGCGCTGGACGGGGCGGGCGGCGACCACCGCGAGGGGCACAACGTGTACGCGCTGGGGATGGCGCGGGCGGGGTGGGAGGGGCTGGTTCGGCTGCGGCCCGCCGAGCGGCCGTTCCTGTTCTCGCGGTCGGGGTGGGCGGGGATGCAGCGGTACGGGGGCACGTGGTCGGGGGACGTGGAGTCCAGCTGGGAGGGGCTGCGGGCCTCGCTGGCGCTGGTGTTGGGGCTCGGGCTGTGCGGGGTGCCGTACTCGGGCCCGGACGTCGGGGGGTTCGGGGGTTCCCCGTCGCCGGAGTTGTACGTGCGGTGGCTGCAATTGGGGTCCTACCTGCCGCTGTTCCGGACCCACTCGGCGATCTGGGCGGGACGGCGGGAGCCGTGGGAGTTCGGGCCGGAGGTGACGGAGCAGGCCCGGGCGGTGATGGCGGAGCGGGAGCGGCTGCGGCCGTACTTCGTGACGCTGGCCCATCTGGCGCGGCGGACGGGCGCCCCGTACGTGCGGCCGGTCTGGTGGGGGACGCCGGAGGACCGGCGGCTGCGGGACTGCGAGGACGCGTTCCTGCTGGGTGACGCGCTGCTGGTGGCGCCGGTGCTGGAGTGCGGGGCGGACCGGCGGGCGGTGCGGCTGCCGCGGGGGCGCTGGTACGACACGGCGACGGGGGCGGCGTACGAGGGCCCGGGGCAGATCCTGCTGGACGCGCCGCAGGGCCGGATCCCGGTGCTGGCACGGGCGGGGGCGGTGCTGCCGGTGCGTGCCGCCTCCGGCGACGGGGTGGAGCTGGAGGTCTGGGCTCCGGCGCGGGGGCGCACGGGGGGCGGGGTGGTGATCCGGGACCCGGGGCCGGGTTTCGGGGCGGGTGAGGTGGAGCGGTACGCGGTGCGGTGGCTGGGTGACGCGGTGGTGGTGGAGGACGAGTCGGGGAACCGGGTGGAGGGGGTCACCGTGCGGGGCCTGTAG
- a CDS encoding SRPBCC domain-containing protein — METAMEYGSIERELHIDASPEVVFEVLSSPEHIREWWSAETTAFEPAAGATARLTWTDQDTGRQQSAPFTVVEADPPRMFSFRWTYDETQTEAAGPGNSLLVTFELLPAGTGTTVRFRESGYRERGWEAAVLEAHYDDHRQGWDFYLPRLVATADRLAAAR, encoded by the coding sequence ATGGAGACGGCCATGGAGTACGGGAGCATCGAGCGCGAGCTGCACATCGACGCCTCGCCCGAGGTGGTGTTCGAGGTGCTGAGCAGCCCCGAGCACATCCGGGAGTGGTGGAGCGCCGAGACCACCGCGTTCGAGCCGGCCGCGGGCGCGACCGCCCGTCTCACGTGGACGGATCAGGACACCGGTCGGCAGCAGTCCGCGCCGTTCACGGTCGTCGAGGCCGACCCGCCGCGGATGTTCTCGTTCCGGTGGACCTACGACGAGACGCAGACGGAAGCGGCGGGTCCTGGCAACTCGCTACTGGTGACCTTCGAGCTCCTACCCGCGGGTACGGGAACCACGGTCCGCTTCCGCGAGAGCGGCTACCGCGAGCGGGGCTGGGAGGCCGCCGTGCTCGAAGCCCACTACGACGACCACCGGCAGGGCTGGGACTTCTACCTGCCGCGCCTGGTGGCGACGGCCGATCGACTGGCGGCCGCGCGATGA